The nucleotide sequence TACATATCTCTTCAATTTTCTTTAACCATTCGAAACGAGCAGCATTGATTCCGCCTTCTCCTTGTACGGTTTCTAGAATCATAGCAGCAGGGATGTCTACACCACTACCATTGTCTTCTAGGAATCTTTCTAGATAATCTAGTGTTTCAAGGTCATTGTTTACGAAGTTATCATAAGGCATGGTAACGACGTTTTGTAATGGGATTCCAGCACCTTTACGCTTAAAGGCATTTCCTGTAACGGATAAAGAGCCAATTGTCATACCGTGGAAGCCGTTTGTAAAGCTAATCACATCGGTACGTCCTGTTACTTTTCTTGCAAGTTTAAGCGCGCTTTCTACGGTATTCGTCCCAGTTGGACCAGGGAACATAATTTTATAATCAAGGTTCCGAGGTTTTAAAATGACATCACTAAATTTTTGGATGAATTCTGCTTTTGCCGTTGTGGCCATATCCAATGAGTGAGTAATTCCATCATCGGTAATATATTCAACTAATTTTTTCTTCATGATTGGGTCGTTATGTCCGTAATTTAGTGCTCCGGCACCTGAAAAGAAATCGATGTATTCTTTCCCATCTTTGTCCCACATTTTATACCCTTTTGCTTTCGTAAAAACAGTTGGAAAGCTTCTGCAGTAACTACGTACCTCGGATTCCAATTTTTCAAATATACCTAATTCGTTTTGAGTCAACGTTGTTTTCCTCCTTAAGAAACATTATTAATTCCATACCCTTGGGCTGATTTATTAAACGTACTTTTAGGGGATGTTCAAAATTCTGAATAAAAGTCGCTTTGAAATCTTCGTCCTTTTATGTTCTTTTGAACACACACTTTATTGGTCTTTTGGCCTTAATGGGCCAACTCTAAAACATAACTCCGCTTCATGTTGATCACCAGGGAACAATTCCTGGGCAAAACATTCCGTGACCGTACACTTTGTGTTATGGTCCCTTGCGAGTCGTTTAAAAAGTGATTGGGA is from Radiobacillus kanasensis and encodes:
- the ectB gene encoding diaminobutyrate--2-oxoglutarate transaminase, encoding MTQNELGIFEKLESEVRSYCRSFPTVFTKAKGYKMWDKDGKEYIDFFSGAGALNYGHNDPIMKKKLVEYITDDGITHSLDMATTAKAEFIQKFSDVILKPRNLDYKIMFPGPTGTNTVESALKLARKVTGRTDVISFTNGFHGMTIGSLSVTGNAFKRKGAGIPLQNVVTMPYDNFVNNDLETLDYLERFLEDNGSGVDIPAAMILETVQGEGGINAARFEWLKKIEEICNRWGIMLIIDDVQAGVGRTGTFFSFEKAGIKPDIVCLSKSLSGYGLPFAVTLLRPDLDIWDPGEHNGTFRGNNHAFVTATAALSYWEDESFEKGIQEKSTLIYDFLSKIVKDYPELKGEVKGRGFMVGIGTEVDGLAGKIAAKAFEKGLIMETSGPKDEVFKLFPPLNIDKEGLEKGFQVIEESVKELTKEPVTN